Proteins encoded in a region of the Rutidosis leptorrhynchoides isolate AG116_Rl617_1_P2 chromosome 9, CSIRO_AGI_Rlap_v1, whole genome shotgun sequence genome:
- the LOC139867807 gene encoding F-box/kelch-repeat protein At1g15670-like has translation MGLFQNLPHDIALQCLIRVPYKQFHSFKSVCKAWKNDIELSELLRLRKSTGKAQLLVVLNLARVNPNRNIKCSDTLVYRPVVLEPETGCWSEMPELPEYPYELPMFCEMVALGSVLVVMGGYAPRFTDCLDSVFIFDFISSTWRRGKPIPGGPRAFFGCASDGDRTVIIAGGHDLQMNALKSTWAYDVAKDEWNPLPDMAKERDECSCLYQNDKFHVIGGYPTNMQGYDYEDVEIYDTSAREWSQSDDMPFYTTISMNNICMGSRDDKIYKCHGNGVVVLEGDTWKFVAELPVDVAYSPYLTLYPGHVLVIGASKSGEPNHAYKMDMNECVWTKVEVPIAYSGHVQSVCSLII, from the coding sequence ATGGGTTTATTTCAAAATCTACCTCATGATATTGCTCTTCAATGTTTAATTCGTGTTCCTTATAAACAATTTCACAGTTTCAAATCAGTATGTAAAGCTTGGAAAAACGACATCGAATTATCCGAGCTTCTTCGTCTTCGTAAGTCCACCGGAAAAGCTCAATTGCTCGTTGTCCTTAATCTGGCACGTGTGAATCCGAACAGAAACATAAAATGTTCGGATACTTTGGTTTATCGTCCGGTGGTTTTGGAGCCGGAAACCGGTTGTTGGTCGGAGATGCCCGAATTACCAGAGTACCCATACGAATTGCCGATGTTTTGTGAGATGGTTGCTCTCGGGTCGGTTTTAGTTGTTATGGGTGGGTACGCCCCGCGGTTTACGGATTGTCTTGATTcagtttttatttttgattttataTCGTCCACATGGCGTCGTGGCAAACCCATCCCCGGTGGGCCCAGGGCGTTTTTCGGATGTGCTAGTGATGGTGATCGGACGGTGATTATCGCTGGTGGACATGATCTCCAGATGAACGCTCTTAAATCCACGTGGGCGTATGACGTGGCAAAGGATGAGTGGAACCCGCTGCCTGACATGGCGAAAGAACGTGACGAGTGCAGTTGCTTATACCAGAATGACAAATTCCACGTCATCGGCGGTTATCCAACTAACATGCAAGGTTATGATTACGAAGACGTTGAGATTTATGACACGTCAGCAAGGGAATGGTCACAGAGCGATGACATGCCTTTTTATACCACAATCTCTATGAATAACATTTGCATGGGGAGTAGGGATGATAAGATATACAAGTGCCATGGTAATGGCGTGGTTGTACTAGAAGGTGACACGTGGAAGTTTGTTGCAGAATTACCGGTTGACGTGGCATACAGTCCTTACTTAACGTTGTACCCTGGACATGTATTGGTGATTGGTGCATCTAAAAGTGGTGAACCAAACCATGCTTATAAAATGGATATGAATGAGTGTGTTTGGACAAAAGTTGAGGTACCAATTGCGTACTCAGGACATGTTCAATCTGTCTGTAGTTTGATCATATAA